A genome region from Clostridium pasteurianum includes the following:
- a CDS encoding DUF6803 family protein — MNMTHYMSLLASNQPWNLLIFMAVPVICAETLTITEFLIIFNRIQSGGIRTLNKIVGIFDGFYFTGIFIYLFFNAVIPITTAGEWHTWVDVLAVGFYLSGIIFLLPIALMELGLIFRNKTVDEKMKIHFILIGGFLVVAHVAMILGMVNPEIISNMSAMPKM, encoded by the coding sequence ATGAACATGACTCATTATATGTCATTACTAGCAAGTAATCAGCCGTGGAACTTACTTATTTTTATGGCGGTACCAGTAATTTGTGCCGAAACACTTACAATTACTGAATTTCTCATAATTTTTAACAGGATACAAAGTGGTGGAATAAGAACTCTTAATAAAATTGTTGGTATTTTTGACGGATTTTATTTTACAGGAATTTTTATTTATCTATTCTTTAATGCAGTTATACCTATAACAACTGCAGGAGAATGGCATACATGGGTGGACGTATTAGCTGTTGGTTTTTATTTAAGCGGAATTATCTTCCTTCTGCCTATAGCACTTATGGAACTTGGACTAATATTTAGGAATAAAACAGTGGATGAAAAAATGAAAATACATTTTATTCTTATAGGCGGTTTCCTAGTTGTAGCTCATGTTGCAATGATACTAGGAATGGTAAATCCTGAAATCATAAGCAACATGTCAGCTATGCCTAAAATGTAA
- a CDS encoding pectinesterase family protein has product MKKKSFLSFVTLTCVTSLIPGMNASGKILSYNAIVDINFKGQDGTKVNGISTYKSITSAVSSAPTSSTNKYVIHIKKGTYYEKVTVNKPNITFIGEDRDKTKITYDVANSTKKPDGTTYGTFGSASLSVIAPNFSCENLTVENSFDYPSNKAKASNDPTKLPNPQAVALKLDENSEKAYIKNCKLDGYQDTLYCNKGTSYFTHCFIAGSIDFIFGAGQSFFNECEIISKDMDCKSCNGYIAAPSTLIENKYGFVFYKCNIKKGDKKMASNSVALARPWHPTTSFSDGTRKANPDAIGSAVYIDCYLDSHIKTTGWDKMHGKDKDKNLIWFLPEDSRFYEFNSKGPGADVNPSRRQLSENEAKSYEKKYVLNGWIPK; this is encoded by the coding sequence ATGAAAAAAAAATCTTTTCTATCGTTTGTTACACTTACATGCGTTACTTCCTTAATACCTGGAATGAATGCATCAGGAAAAATATTAAGTTATAATGCTATAGTTGATATTAATTTCAAAGGACAAGATGGCACTAAAGTAAATGGAATATCCACCTACAAATCCATCACTTCTGCAGTATCAAGTGCTCCTACTTCCTCAACAAATAAATACGTGATACATATTAAAAAAGGAACTTATTATGAAAAAGTAACTGTTAATAAACCAAATATAACCTTTATAGGCGAAGATAGAGATAAAACTAAAATTACATATGATGTAGCAAATTCAACAAAAAAACCTGATGGCACTACTTATGGTACTTTTGGTTCTGCAAGTCTATCAGTTATTGCTCCAAACTTTAGTTGTGAGAATTTAACTGTAGAAAATTCCTTCGACTATCCTTCAAACAAAGCTAAAGCTTCAAATGATCCAACTAAACTACCAAATCCTCAAGCTGTTGCTTTAAAACTTGATGAAAATAGCGAAAAAGCATACATTAAAAACTGCAAATTAGATGGATATCAGGACACATTATACTGTAATAAAGGTACCTCATATTTCACACATTGTTTTATCGCTGGATCTATAGATTTTATTTTTGGAGCAGGTCAATCATTTTTTAATGAATGTGAAATTATTTCAAAGGATATGGATTGTAAAAGCTGCAATGGTTATATAGCAGCTCCAAGTACACTTATAGAGAATAAATACGGCTTTGTATTTTATAAATGCAACATCAAAAAAGGAGACAAGAAAATGGCTTCAAATTCTGTAGCTCTTGCTAGACCATGGCATCCTACAACTTCATTCTCAGATGGAACTAGAAAAGCTAATCCAGATGCAATTGGAAGTGCTGTATATATTGATTGTTATTTAGATTCTCACATCAAAACTACCGGATGGGACAAGATGCATGGAAAGGACAAGGATAAAAATTTGATTTGGTTTCTTCCTGAAGACTCTAGATTTTATGAATTCAATAGTAAAGGTCCTGGAGCCGATGTAAATCCTTCTAGAAGACAGCTTTCAGAAAATGAAGCAAAAAGCTACGAAAAAAAATATGTTTTAAATGGCTGGATACCAAAATAA